A stretch of DNA from Pontiella agarivorans:
CCTTGATTTCTTTGGCGGTATCAGCGAGGGCCTTGCCCAACTGATTCAGGGAATAAGACGGGGTGGCGTCCGGAACGGAGCGCGGGTGAATGACGTTGAGCTGACGCAGCAGATAGTCGGCTTCTTGTGCGTGCCGGTTGGCGGTGCGCAGCGTGGCATACTTCTGCAGGATATTGTCGGTGAGTTCCGCGTTGGAACGGAGAAAGTTGACGCGGGTGGTTTGTTCGCTGATTTTGTCGCGATAAATTTTCGCCGTGTCACTGCGGTTGAGGTAGGCGACGGCGTGGTAGCGCCCGAGGCTGTCTTTCCAGGCTTCGGCAAACTGAATGTTATAGAGGGTCTGCGCGGAGAGAATGTTGATGTCGGAGGAAAAGCTGGTGGTGCGGTCGAAGCTGGATTGGGTTTCGAGGGTTTGATCCAACAGGCGTTCGTCAGATTCGATGTGCGATTCAAAAATCCGTGAAAGACTGGCTGCCGCCGCATTTTCGGCGGAATGGCGTGTGTCGCCGGTGCCGACGGCTACGAGGTAATCGGAATCGGGATAGACTGTTTTCGGGTTGGTCAGCCAGGCCGGTTGCCGGTTTCCCGACATGCAGCCGGTTGATAGAATCAGCGCTGGAAGCAACACCAGACCGCAGAGCAGGGTTCCATTTTTTCTGAAGAGATCAAGGGGATTGGCCGATTTG
This window harbors:
- a CDS encoding LPP20 family lipoprotein, whose product is MKPKSANPLDLFRKNGTLLCGLVLLPALILSTGCMSGNRQPAWLTNPKTVYPDSDYLVAVGTGDTRHSAENAAAASLSRIFESHIESDERLLDQTLETQSSFDRTTSFSSDINILSAQTLYNIQFAEAWKDSLGRYHAVAYLNRSDTAKIYRDKISEQTTRVNFLRSNAELTDNILQKYATLRTANRHAQEADYLLRQLNVIHPRSVPDATPSYSLNQLGKALADTAKEIKVEIHVDGDEKNRMQATLQDFITRYGFVIGTPAILKIDTQIEVADTGEREQGLIFVRYEMLLQITDPDGNGVVTVLDKGREAHKTMEQARTRSFRTLENSIQANGAQRLDLYFDSLIDQP